Proteins encoded in a region of the Xiphophorus couchianus chromosome 11, X_couchianus-1.0, whole genome shotgun sequence genome:
- the prdx5 gene encoding peroxiredoxin-5, mitochondrial → MFSLTGSLLKNPRVFRCVRLLHCSPDTKMPIKVGEALPAVEVQEGEPGNKVSMDQLFKGKKGVLFAVPGAFTPGCSKTHLPGFVQQAQELRSKGIQEVACISVNDAFVMAAWGKEHGTDGKVRMLADPTGAFAKAVDLLLDSDTIVQVLGNKRSKRYAMLVEDGVVKKINVEPDGTGLTCSLSSNVLAEL, encoded by the exons ATGTTTTCCCTGACGGGCTCTCTCCTGAAAAACCCCCGAGTCTTCCGGTGCGTCAGACTGCTGCACTGTTCTCCAGACACCAAGATGCCGATTAAG GTTGGTGAAGCTCTTCCTGCAGTGGAGGTCCAGGAGGGTGAACCAGGAAATAAAGTGTCTATGGATCAGCTgtttaaggggaaaaaaggagtcCTCTTCGCCGTACCCGGAGCCTTTACCCCCGGCTGCTCTAAG ACTCACCTTCCAGGCTTCGTGCAGCAAGCCCAGGAGTTGAGGAGTAAAGGCATACAGGAGGTGGCGTGCATTTCTGTCAATGATGCATTCGTCATGGCTGCATGGGGAAAGGAGCATGGAACAGATGGAAAG GTTAGAATGCTGGCTGATCCCACTGGTGCATTtgcaaag GCGGTCGACCTGCTGCTTGACAGCGATACGATTGTGCAGGTACTGGGCAACAAACGCTCCAAGAG ATACGCAATGTTGGTGGAAGACGGAGTGGTGAAGAAGATCAACGTGGAGCCGGACGGCACTGGGCTGACCTGCAGCCTCTCCTCCAACGTTCTGGCTGAGCTGTAG
- the banf1 gene encoding barrier-to-autointegration factor — translation MSSTSQKHKEFVAEPMGEKPVMALAGIGEVLGGKLEEKGFDKAYVVLGQFLVLKKDEELFRDWLKDTCGANAKQQRDCYGCLKEWCDAFL, via the exons ATGTCTTCAACATCCCAAAAACATAAGGAGTTCGTGGCTGAGCCCATGGGCGAGAAACCTGTGATGGCTCTAGCCGGCATCGGAGAAGTCCTTGGGGGGAAGCTGGAGGAAAAGGGTTTTGATAAG GCCTACGTTGTCCTTGGGCAGTTCCTCGTTCTGAAGAAAGATGAGGAGCTTTTCCGGGACTGGCTCAAAGATACATGTGGAGCAAACGCCAAGCAGCAGCGCGACTGCTATGGCTGTCTTAAGGAATGGTGCGACGCCTTCCTATAA
- the gng3 gene encoding guanine nucleotide-binding protein G(I)/G(S)/G(O) subunit gamma-3, whose translation MKGDTPVNSTMSVGQARKLVEQLKIEASFCRIKVSKAAADLMAYCDAHACDDPLITPVPTSENPFREKKFFCALL comes from the exons ATGAAAGGAGACACCCCAGTGAACAGCACCATGAGTGTCGGCCAAGCCAGGAAGCtggtggagcagctgaagaTTGAGGCTAGTTTCTGTAGGATAAAG GTATCGAAGGCAGCGGCCGACCTGATGGCGTACTGCGACGCGCACGCCTGCGACGACCCCCTGATCACCCCGGTGCCCACCTCAGAAAACCCTTTCAGGGAGAAGAAATTCTTCTGTGCTCTGCTTTGA